The Cydia amplana chromosome 9, ilCydAmpl1.1, whole genome shotgun sequence genome includes a region encoding these proteins:
- the LOC134650951 gene encoding geranylgeranyl transferase type-2 subunit beta, whose product MSFNTKDIVLSESRARTLLLQKHSDYLAGYGLNKDDFEYCMTEYLRMSGIYWTVTAMDLMGQSSRMPKEEIIEFITSCQDSESGGISASIGHDPHMLYTLSAVQILALYDRVDAIDVEGVVRYIKSMQQEDGSFFGDKWGEVDTRFTFCAVMCLSLLKRLDAVNVDRAVEFVLSCMNFDGGFGSKPGSESHAGLIYCCVGTLSICRRLDALRADELAWWLCERQLPSGGLNGRPEKLPDLCYSWWVMSSLTMLNRIHWVDKKALEEFILACQDPETGGFSDRPGDITDPFHTLFGLTGLSLLGNPSIKAVNPTYCLPQETIDRLRLEPQVLHI is encoded by the exons atGTCTTTTAACACAAAAGACATCGTGCTCTCAGAGTCCCGGGCACGGACGCTGCTTCTACAAAAACATTCCGACTACTTGGCAGGTTATGGACTGAATAAAGATGACTTCGAGTATTGCATGACTGAGTATCTTCGCATGTCCGGAATATATTGGACTGTAACAGCGATGGACTTGATGGGGCAATCTTCCAG GATGCCTAAAGAAGAGATAATTGAATTCATCACATCGTGCCAGGACAGTGAAAGCGGGGGTATCTCTGCCAGCATAGGACATGACCCACACATGTTGTATACATTGAGTGCAGTACAG ataCTTGCATTATATGACAGAGTAGATGCAATTGATGTGGAAGGAGTAGTTAGATACATCAAATCTATGCAGCAAGAGGATGGCAGCTTTTTTG GGGACAAATGGGGCGAGGTGGACACCAGGTTCACGTTCTGCGCGGTGATGTGCCTGTCCCTCCTTAAACGATTAGACGCCGTCAACGTGGATCGAGCTGTGGAGTTCGTTCTGAGCTGCATGAACTTTGACGGAGGCTTCGGTTCTAAGCCTGGCTCTGAGAGTCATGCTG GTTTGATCTACTGCTGTGTGGGCACCCTATCCATTTGCCGACGCCTGGACGCGCTGCGCGCCGACGAGCTCGCGTGGTGGCTGTGCGAGCGGCAGCTGCCCAGCGGCGGGCTCAACGGCCGGCCCGAGAAGCTCCCGGACCTCTGCTACTCGTG gtgGGTAATGTCATCCCTAACAATGTTAAACCGAATACACTGGGTCGACAAGAAAGCCCTAGAAGAATTCATCCTCGCCTGCCAGGACCCCGAGACTGGTGGCTTTAGTGACAGGCCTGGGGACATCACGGACCCATTCCACACCCTCTTTGGTCTAACAGGACTGTCGCTGCTTGGCAACCCTAGCATCAAAGCTGTCAACCCTACGTACTGCCTACCTCAAgaaaccatagataggttaagATTAGAACCGCAAGTTCTACACATTTAG
- the LOC134650953 gene encoding glucose dehydrogenase [FAD, quinone]-like → MNNFLFLIISVCVNSFTLFIFIVYYGNLIGSYNDKINQEYDYIIVGSGTAGSLIAHRLATETNFTFIVLEAGSQGNLLFEIPVLGPLLHGSPYDWQYETVPQDNACLAMKNRKCKLIQGKIVGGSSKLNNMVHVRGNMSHYVNWFHQEHSEEYIKKQFELVEKQFLHIDNVLYKSELADAIIKAAIELGYGTDNGKFTNSRLCQYKGKRWSTSDNVDSKHIVTNALVSKILIKQNVAHGVKVLKFGKEIECYARKGVIVSSGTYNSPKLLQLSGIGPKSLLNLLDIPTLQELPVGENLQEHVATGLDLLLFNSSLRVNALNVLNLMNVYEYFINGQGPFTSPGCEAVGFLSTKGETEPDLQFMVLPVGIASDGGSHLMKLLGLKDEIWDSYFTKLSDKHTASILPIVLHPKSKGNVYINSRDPNTPPLIDPKYFEEKEDLDVLRNGVKKVLKFIKTQAIQNTGGFVNNLPFPGCETYVLFSDDYLDCYIRHLTLTSYHPVGTCSMGLSSSNSVVDTSFRVHGVKRLYVVDGSVLPTLPSGNINAAIAMMASLFFDKNIKSKNNDVCYRGDIIYEYIYDVCLLVKL, encoded by the exons ATGAATAACTTCCTGTTTTTGATAATCAGTGTGTGCGTTAATTCATTTACGCTGTTTATTTTCATTGTATATTATGGAAATTTGATCGGTTCTTATAATGACAAAATTAATCAAGAATACGACTATATAATTG ttgGATCAGGCACAGCCGGTTCCTTGATAGCACACAGATTGGCCACGGAAACCAATTTCACATTCATTGTGTTGGAGGCAGGAAGCCAAGGCAACCTACTGTTTGAGATACCTGTGTTGGGCCCTTTATTACATGGCTCACCATATGATTGGCAGTATGAGACAGTGCCACAAGATAATGCTTGTCTGGCTATGAAAAATAGG AAATGCAAGCTCATTCAAGGAAAAATAGTTGGAGGCTCTTCAAAGCTCAACAACATGGTGCATGTGAGGGGAAacatgtcacattatgtcaatTGGTTTCATCAGGAACACAGTGAAGAGTATATAAAGAAACAGTTTGAATTAGTTGAGAAACAGTTCCTTCACATAGACAATGTGTTATACAAGAGTGAACTAGCTGATGCAATTATAAAGGCTGCCATAGAATTAGGATATGGAACAGACAATGGAAAATTTACAAATAGTAGACTATGTCAATACAAAGGTAAGAGATGGTCCACGTCTGATAATGTAGACAGTAAACATATAGTCACAAATGCTTTAgttagtaaaattttaattaaacaaaatgTAGCTCACGGTGTGAAAGTATTGAAGTTTGGAAAAGAGATTGAATGCTATGCTAGAAAAGGAGTGATAGTTTCATCTGGTACTTATAACAGTCCCAAACTCTTGCAATTATCTGGGATTGGGccaaaaagtttattaaacttGTTAGATATACCAACATTACAAGAATTGCCAGTAGGTGAAAATTTACAAGAGCATGTAGCTACAGGCCTTGATTTACTCTTATTCAATAGTTCTTTAAGAGTTAATGCTTTAAATGTTCTTAACCTTATGAATGTTTATGAATACTTTATTAATGGGCAGGGGCCCTTTACATCCCCTGGTTGTGAAGCTGTAGGGTTCTTGTCAACTAAGGGTGAAACAGAACCTGATTTGCAATTTATGGTGTTGCCAGTAGGAATAGCGTCAGATGGAGGCAGTCATTTGATGAAATTATTAGGGTTAAAGGATGAAATATGGGATAGTTATTTTACAAAGTTATCTGACAAACATACAGCATCTATTTTACCTATAGTTTTACATCCAAAGAGCAAAGGCAATGTTTACATAAACAGTAGAGATCCTAATACACCTCCCCTGATTGATCCAAAGTATTTTGAGGAAAAAGAAGATTTAGATGTTTTGAGGAATGGTGTGAAAAAAGTGTTAAAGTTTATAAAAACACAGGCAATTCAGAATACAGGTGGATTTGTCAATAATTTGCCTTTCCCGGGGTGTGAGACATATGTTTTGTTCTCTGATGACTATTTGGATTGTTATATAAGGCATTTAACTTTGACTAGCTACCACCCTGTAGGTACATGTTCTATGGGCCTTTCTAGCTCGAATTCTGTAGTTGATACTTCATTTAGAGTACATGGTGTAAAAAGGCTGTATGTGGTAGATGGTTCAGTGTTACCAACATTACCCAGTGGCAATATTAATGCTGCTATTGCTATGATGGCAAGCTtgttttttgataaaaatataaaaagtaaaaacaatgATGTATGTTACAGAGGTGATATAATATATGAATATATCTATGATGTTTGTTTACTTGTAAAACTGTGa